The Labilibaculum sp. sequence TGTCGACAACAACTCAGTGGATACTTGAATTGGTAGATAAAATTACCAGCCCGATGAAAAACATTACCGGCTCCTCGGAAAAGGCGGCCAGTGGTGTTGAGGGTGTTGGTAAAAAAGCTGATGAAAGTGGCAAAAAGCTGAAAGAAATGTCGGCCATTGATTTGTTTGCCATTAACGACGCGGTTCAAAATATTGCCCGTGAGTTTGAAAAAGTAAACGCTCCCGGCGCAGCGTTTAATGCTCAGTTAATGGATTTATCCGCAATTACCGGAGTTGTAGGAGATGACCTTGAAGACATGGGAAAAAAAGGACGCAAAACTGCTAAGATATTTGGCGTTGATGCTTCCGGAATGCTGGAGAGTTACAAAGGTGTTCTTTCCAAATTGGGGCCAGGAATAGCAGACAATCAGGATGCGTTGGATTTAATGGGTACCGACATTGCAACACTCAGTAAAACGATGAAAGGCGATGCAGTAGGTGCTATGAATGCGCTTACCGGATCTGTTCTACAGTTTGGTTCTGATATTAAAGACCCGATGGAAATGGCTCGGTTGATGACTGAGCAAATGAATATCATGGCGGCTTCTGCAAAAGAAGGCTCCGCCGAGGTTCCTTTTATTAGTCAAAGCATAAAACAAGCCGGTAAGTCTGCCGATTCTGCAAATGTAAGTTTTGCAACTACCAATGCCGTTATTCAGGCCATGGGACGGGCTACTATTTATGGCAGTGAAGCTGGCGTCGGATTTCGTAATATGTTGGGAAAAATGGCCGGGGCTGATGTAATTCCCAAAGAAGCCCTTGAGAAAATTACAGCCCTCGGCATTAACTACGATTTGATTTCTGATAAAACCGTTCCGTTCATTGACAGATTGAAAGAGCTGCAAAAAGCACAGGCTGACAATACTCTTATTGCACAGATCTTTGGTGTAGAAAATCAAAACTCGGTTAATGCCATTCTTGATAATATCCAATTTATTGAGGAACTGGAGGGTAAAATAATAAACACCAATACAGCTACCGAGCAGGCAAACGTCATAATGGGCGGCTATAACGAGCGAATGTCACGCATGAAGACGTGGCTTAACGATATTGCCATTGGTATGTTTGGTGTAACCAGTAAAATAACACCTCTGGTTACAGGACTTGCCGGTACTGTTTCGGTGTTTGCGAATATGGCTAATGCACATAAAGGTGTATTACTTCTTTTTAATACCCTTAAAACAATGCCGGTGATTGGCTCAATTGTGTCTGCCGGCAGTGCAATTGCTTCTACCGGCTTGGGTATGATCACTACCGCCGCACGGGTTACCAGTGTGGCTATTATGAATATACCTATTCTTGGATGGATTGCAGCTATTGTGGCCGGACTGATTGCTTTAGGCGCTTACTTATGGGAAAATTCTGAAACTTTCCGTGGTGTTGTAACAGGTGTATGGGAGGTTGTTAAGCGTGTTTTTGGCGGTATTGGTTCATTTATAAGTAATATTTGGACTAATGTTATTGAGCCTGTTTTTACTGCCTTCTATAATGTTTGGAAATGGGTTGCTACAAGTATTTGGGATGGTGTTAATGTGATGTGGGAAGGATTCAAGCTTATTGGCACATTCTTATTTGATAATTTCCTAAAACCTGTAAAAACTGCTTTTGAATGGGTACTTGATTTTGTTGGTGGAATTATTGATAAGATAATTGATAAACTGGCTGCGCCGATTAGATTTATAAAGGGCTTATTCAAAGATATTGCCGGTGCATATGAAGAGGGCTCTCAAAAAGGAGTAGACAGTTACAGGCGTGATCATCCTGAAGACAATCCTGAAGACTTAACACCAGAACTTACGCCAAACGACTCACCAAAACCAGCTGGAGCAATGCCGGCAGGTGGTGTTTCTCCAATTATTACTCCCGGACAATTAGGCAAAAGCGGCACCTTAACCGGAGGAACAAAGAAAAGCGGTTTAAGTGGCTCAGGTTCCGGTGGCGGTGGAATCAAAAATATCAGTCAGAAAATTGAAGTGAAGAATATTTTTAATGTGGGTGCAAACACTACACAAAGCGAAATAGAGGCTATTGCCGCTAAAGTGGTAAGAGCTATCAATACAAAATTAAGCGACGGAATGGTCGTTGCAGGCGCATAGGTATGGGAATAAAAAACGTCATATATAAGTCAATTGACATGAGTTTTGTAAGCGGTCTGCTACAGGATGTGTTTGGTGTTTCAACTCCGGTATTTACTCCGGAGCTAAACGAGAAACCAACACAATCCACTTCATTTCCCAATGTGGAAATTGAAGTTGCAAGCCCGGAGTATGACAATGCACCTGTGAGATTTGGACAAAAGACCTGGGGCGCATTTTGGTTTAAAGGCGGCCGACACCTAACGTTCGGGCAAAATGGCAAATTATCAGAAGAGCAGTATTCTGATTTGCTAATGCCTCTCGCCTCATTGGTAAGTTTTAAACGTGCCAAGGTGGTTAAGAAAACAGAAACAATTGGCGGTGCAGGTACTGTGAAAGAAATTTATGGTTTAGCTGATTGGGATATAAGCATAAGCGGGATAATCATTCCTGACAAATACAATCCTTCAGCTCAACAGTCTGTTGAGGAACAAATGGAAGCCATACAACGCTTTCATGAAACGGCTGGAAGTATTGAAGTGGAGGGGCAGATTTTTGCAAACCGCAACATTTCGCGAATTGTTACTGAAGATTGCAGTTTTGATCCAATACAAGGCAGGCCAAATATGATGCAATACACTATACAGGCCATTAGCGACGAAGATTTACTATTAACTGATATTTTATGACGACCTACGCACTATATGGAGAAATTATACTCCCAGCTCACGAAGGCAGGCAGGGATTTAAAGTGCGTCGCTTTAGTGAGGTGAAGATTGAAAGCTCGTGGAAAAGCTTAACTGACACTGCCGAAATTGTATTGCCCCGTAAGGTTCGCGATTTCGATAGAATGAAAGTAAGCGAGTGGTTCCGGGAAGGTGATCCGTTAGAGATATGGTTAGGCTACGATGGCAATTTGGTGCTTGAGTTTACCGGATATGTAAAAACTGTTCCGGCTGGCATTCCCTTACTTATAAGTTGTGAGGATGAAATGTACAAGCTGAAACGCAACACAATAAGTGTGAGTATTAAAGACTGCAAATTAAAGCAACTATTACAGGAAATTGCACCGGGTTACTCAATTGTTTGTGACGACACCAAGCTTGGAAATGTGCGCTACTCGAAGGTTTCACCAAGTCAGATTTTAGAAGATCTGCAAAAGCAAGGCATTTATTCCTGGTTTAAAAATAAAGAGCTTCACGCCATGGGTAGAAGTCAACTCGAAGAGGATGCTGTTGATATTCAACTGGAGTTAACAGCCGGTGAAAGTTTAAAACAAAAGGCAATTGAAGATACACTGGTAATTATGAGCCTGATTCGGAAGAAAGGTAAAAAGCTGATTGTTGAAGTTGGGGATAAAAATGCAGGCAAACGCCTGAAGAAAGAAATAAGCGGTATTGAGATTACCGAAACTGAGCTAAAACGCGAAGCTGAAAAAATGTATCGCGATGCTAAACAGCCGGGCTTAGATGGTGACATAACACTGTTTGGAGTTCCACGCATTGAGCATGGTAGTAAGATGAATTTAAAAAGTACGCTTTATCCTGAAAAGGATGGTGTGTACTATGTGGATGCAGTAACCAAAACAGTTACACCTCCAGGATATACCCAGAGTTGTAAACTAGGAAATAAAGCAGCTGTATGAATTTAAAAGACGAACTAGACAATTTTGGACAGCTGTTTAAACAACATTTAAACGGGACAGTGAAAGCCACAATGCGTTGGGTAACGCCTACTGAAATTGATTGGGAAGCACAAACCATGACAGCGACGGATGGTGATGGTCTGGAGTTTTTTGATGTGCTGTTGGGAGTTGGGACTACGGCCGTAAAACCGGTTGTTGACTGCGATTGCTTAATTGCTATTGTAGAGGGTGATGAAGCTACATCCATCCTGATTTATGCTGATGATATTGAAGAAGTTTATTTGAGATCAGGAAGCACAGTTCTTACGGTTAGCACTGAAGGGTGTCGTATAGAGCGTGATTCAGAAGATTTGCTGAGCGTACTTTCTGATTTGATAGCAGAGATTCAAAAGATAGTGGTAGTAGTTGGAACAACACCCAATATAACCGCATTAGAGGATGTTAAAAAGAGATTAACTAAAATAATGAACTAATGGCGCTGGATAAACAGGTATTAGCAGATCAGTTTAAGAGCATTTTTGACGGGGTGTCGCCGGAAGCAAACGGCGAAACCGACCCGGACACCCTGCGGCAAAAGGTTGCCAACGAGCTGGCCGATGCGATCGATATTTTTGTTAAGAGTGCTACGGTAACCGTTGCTTCTGGAATTACTGTAAGTACAACCGGAACAGCAACGGCACAAACCGGACAAACAATAAATACGGGCAATGGAACCATAAGCTAAGTGATGATGAAAGGCATTTTATTAGATACAAATTACAGTTTAATGATTAAGCCAAAGCGCGATAGCAATGGTTTAATAACTGGCGCTTTGGTGGTTGATGACAACACCAACCAATGTGTGGCTTTGGTTTTGGGAATGAGTCAGGGCGAGCTGAAAGAAGATCCTTTACTGGGAGCCGGACTAACAAAATTCATCCGTGGAAAACAGAGCAAAAGTCAAATAGAGCAAGTAATGCGCCAGCACCTGACACGTGCAGGCATCAATTATAACGAGTACAAAGAACAAATTACAACAATCATTAAAACCAAGGAATCATGAGAAAATTAAAATACCTAGTGATTCATTGCACCGACACTCCTGCCGGGCGCAACGTTTCTGCCGATGATATTAGACGCTGGCATACAGATCCAAAGCCAAAGGGACGCGGATGGAGACAAGTCGGCTACCAAGCTATGTTCCATTTGAATGGGGAAATAGAGGAACTTGTGCCAAACAACAACGATAGTTTTGTTGATAGCTGGGAAGTTACCAACGGAGCGTTTGGATTTAACAGCGTTTCAATACATTGGGTTTATGTTGGTGGCAAAGGTGGCGACACAAGAACCACAGCGCAAAAGAAAGCAATGGAAGTTGATGTGAAGGCTTTTCATGCTCAGCATCCGGATGTGAAAATTATTGGTCACCATCACTTGAATGCTGGTAAAGCATGTCCTTCATTCGATGTGCAGGCGTGGTTAAAGGAAATTGGTATTAATCAACAATTACAGTAGTAATGAACTGGTTTAGCACTCACATAGGAAATACGATCGCCGGCATTGCATTGGCTGTTTTGGCTTATCTCGCTGAAATAAAAGGCGCCGTACATGTCATGTGGATCATTATTGCGTTCGATCTGATTGCAGGCATCATGGCATCACTGATAAAGCGCAAAGAGAAATTTTGCATGAAAAAGGTATTTGTTGCCATCGGTCGTGCAATTGGTGTTACTGTGTTTGTAGCATTGCTTTATGCTATGGACAAAGAAATGAATCAAAAAACAATAGCCAGTTACAATATTGCAGCTTGGTTAATATCGGGCTTTTTCCTTTGGAGTTTTGCTGAAAACATGTTTGATCTAACCGGTGGCCGAATCTTCGAAATATTGAAAACCTACATAAATAAACGAGTTGAAAACACAACTGGAGTTGATTTAGAACCAGCTCCAGACAAAAACAAATTGACATGAAAAACAGATTTGGAATAGTAATACTGATAGCCTTTTTCCTGTTTGGTTGCAAAACTACAAAAGTAAACACCAAGATTGATCGTGATGTGCAAACAGAGGAAAAACGCGATGTGAAAGAAACCATTGATGGCACAGTTACTGTAATCGTTAATGAAGTTGTGGAAACGCAGAACGACGTTGAGGAAAACTCCGTAGTGACTGAAGTTGTTAGGGAACTTAGCAAGCCTGATACATCCGGACAGCAATACACCACGCGAATAACCGAACGAACAATTACCCGAGATAAAACAGACAAAACGCAAACACAGAGTGCTCGCGATTCAAGCTCGAATACTGATGTACAAGCTGAGCTTACCGATAATACAAATTTAAAATCTGATGGCTCAGAGAAGATCGATTCGAAATCAAAAATCAAAGTGAAAACACCTGGTATTATCAATTGGGTTATCATTTTATTGGTGTTAGGTGTATTGGTTTTTGGCTATTTCATTTTAAGGCGTTACAAGCTTATAAAATAGTTTACAACATGTAAACGGGCGCAGATGGATAGATAATTTAATTTAAACACTATTTAAACGGCAATTATGGCAAGTGTGAGAGTAAGTAGGAGACAGAGTTTGTTAGATATTGCGATTCAGAAATCAGGATCTGTTCTTGCAGCCATTGATCTGGCTGTTAAAAACGGCCTGTCAATTACAGATGATTTGATGCCAGGTGAAAGTGTAAATCTGGTTGATGTAAAAAATTCTGATATAAAAGCATATTACGAGGCAAAGAATATTGTTCCGGCCACCGCCTTCACAGCCGATGATCAATTAGTAGCTGCCGAATTGGAGGGGATTAGTTACTGGGCAATTAATGTAGACTTTGTAATACAATGATATGGCACGAATGATTTCAGAAATAAAAAGCGAAATGACAGAGGCATTTATAGCCGACGCCACGATAATTGAGACTTATGGGCTGGATGAAAGTAAGACATTCGACCAACAGTTCTCAAAAGTTTCCCTGGAGAGCATATTCTTCTACATCGTCGCTGTGTCGGCATGGGTATTGGAAACGCTGTTTGACCTACATAAGGCAGAGGTTGATGAAACACTGGAAACCCTAATGCCCCACACGGCGCGTTGGTATCGAAATAAAGCCGTGGCGTTTCAATACGGGTTCGATTTACTTGAAGACTCTGACGAGTTTGATAACACCGGCTACACTGACGAACAGGTTGAAACTGCCAAGATTGTCAAGTATTCTGCTGTTGTTGAATCAGAAGTAGAAAGCCGGCTGATTGTGAAGATAGCCACAGAGGCCGGTTCTGGCGAACTAACCCCGGTTACAACAGAGCAGTTCTCTGCATTCATCGGATATATGGCCGAAGTAAAGGATGCCGGCGTGCGGGTAACCGTGATTAACTACCTGCCAGACCGACTGAAGCTGTCGCTACGGATTGTTCGCGACCCGCTGGTGTTGGATGCGAACGGCATGCACCTTATTAATGCCAATTACCCTGTAAACGAAGCTATTCAGACATTCATGAAAGAACTGCCATTCAATGGTAAGCTTTCTCTACAGTCTTTAGTTGATAAACTGCAAACAGCCGATGGTGTAAGCGACCTTAGCTTAGATTTAGCACGAACAGCATGGATTGACGCCGACAACTATGGTGATTGGAGTGATATAAACATCAGCACAATACCGATATCCGGGTACTTCTATGTAAACCTAGATAATGATACTGAACCCGAAACCTTAAGCGATATAAACTATGTCTAAAGTGTTCGATATCGACATAAAGAAGCTAATAATACTGCTTCTACCAATAGATTTACGCAAGTCAGAGAATGTGGCATTTCTCAGGGCTATGGTTACTCCTCTTGCATCGATGCACTATCGGTTTACAGTTAAAAGGACAGCCGATTTGTACAAGTTGAACCACAACAGTCAGGTGTGTTACCTGCGCGCAGCGTTGAATGACAGCTTTGATATTGAAGCGCGCCGGATCAGAATCATCGACGGGAATCAATACAACCGAAACTACATCTATACACGCGGCGAAGAGAAACCGGAATTTATTGGCACAATCTTCTTGCGCGACCGTGCCGATTATGCCGACACGGGGGTTGACTTTATAGTTGAAGTACCCGCAGGAATCTACGACCAATACAGAATGCAGGCCTTGATTGATTTCTATCGGTTGGCCTCTAAACGCTATAAAATAGTACAGGTATGAACAAATTGAATTTTTCTAACACGGGAGGTTTCCCGCTCGACACAAACGTTCTGGCCTTTATGCAGGATGCTTACGATCTACTGAATGCCATGGGCGAACTGGCAGGTGACCTTTCAATACTGAAAGGCTGTGCGGTAACAGGATCAACCGTGAGTGACGGCGTGGTATACATTAACGGAGAAGTGCTAGCCTTTAAAGGTGGTACGGGCGCACAGGTAATCATTAAAGAAGACATTACGGAACTGCCATTTGAGGATGGTTCCAGTAAGGAAGTTGAAAAGGTTCGCTACGCTACATTCGGGATCGCATCAACATCGTATGCGTGGACTAATTTTATACGCGTACAACGGGCAATTGTACCGCGTGGCCTGATCAGCATGTGGAGTGGTAATCTGGCTTCACTGCCTCGTGGCTGGAGCTTATGCGACGGGACTAACGACACACCTGATTTGAGAGGCCGATTCATTGTTGGTGCCGGTGGCGCATACGATCCTGGAGCCAATGGAGGTAATGATTCCATAGCACTGTCAAGTGCCCAGTTGCCATCTCACAGCCACGGCGCAGGATCTTTGCAATTGAGCGACACGCAACTGGCCGATTACATTGCAAGTAACAACAACACATTGAGCCATAACGACAACATTTCTGCAGGTGTGGTGGCCAAGACAGTATCGATTACGGGTAATACCGGTTCAATAGGTG is a genomic window containing:
- a CDS encoding phage holin family protein, whose product is MNWFSTHIGNTIAGIALAVLAYLAEIKGAVHVMWIIIAFDLIAGIMASLIKRKEKFCMKKVFVAIGRAIGVTVFVALLYAMDKEMNQKTIASYNIAAWLISGFFLWSFAENMFDLTGGRIFEILKTYINKRVENTTGVDLEPAPDKNKLT
- a CDS encoding N-acetylmuramoyl-L-alanine amidase yields the protein MRKLKYLVIHCTDTPAGRNVSADDIRRWHTDPKPKGRGWRQVGYQAMFHLNGEIEELVPNNNDSFVDSWEVTNGAFGFNSVSIHWVYVGGKGGDTRTTAQKKAMEVDVKAFHAQHPDVKIIGHHHLNAGKACPSFDVQAWLKEIGINQQLQ
- a CDS encoding DUF6046 domain-containing protein yields the protein MSFVSGLLQDVFGVSTPVFTPELNEKPTQSTSFPNVEIEVASPEYDNAPVRFGQKTWGAFWFKGGRHLTFGQNGKLSEEQYSDLLMPLASLVSFKRAKVVKKTETIGGAGTVKEIYGLADWDISISGIIIPDKYNPSAQQSVEEQMEAIQRFHETAGSIEVEGQIFANRNISRIVTEDCSFDPIQGRPNMMQYTIQAISDEDLLLTDIL
- a CDS encoding phage tail tape measure protein, which gives rise to MSTTTQWILELVDKITSPMKNITGSSEKAASGVEGVGKKADESGKKLKEMSAIDLFAINDAVQNIAREFEKVNAPGAAFNAQLMDLSAITGVVGDDLEDMGKKGRKTAKIFGVDASGMLESYKGVLSKLGPGIADNQDALDLMGTDIATLSKTMKGDAVGAMNALTGSVLQFGSDIKDPMEMARLMTEQMNIMAASAKEGSAEVPFISQSIKQAGKSADSANVSFATTNAVIQAMGRATIYGSEAGVGFRNMLGKMAGADVIPKEALEKITALGINYDLISDKTVPFIDRLKELQKAQADNTLIAQIFGVENQNSVNAILDNIQFIEELEGKIINTNTATEQANVIMGGYNERMSRMKTWLNDIAIGMFGVTSKITPLVTGLAGTVSVFANMANAHKGVLLLFNTLKTMPVIGSIVSAGSAIASTGLGMITTAARVTSVAIMNIPILGWIAAIVAGLIALGAYLWENSETFRGVVTGVWEVVKRVFGGIGSFISNIWTNVIEPVFTAFYNVWKWVATSIWDGVNVMWEGFKLIGTFLFDNFLKPVKTAFEWVLDFVGGIIDKIIDKLAAPIRFIKGLFKDIAGAYEEGSQKGVDSYRRDHPEDNPEDLTPELTPNDSPKPAGAMPAGGVSPIITPGQLGKSGTLTGGTKKSGLSGSGSGGGGIKNISQKIEVKNIFNVGANTTQSEIEAIAAKVVRAINTKLSDGMVVAGA